The proteins below are encoded in one region of Meriones unguiculatus strain TT.TT164.6M chromosome 18, Bangor_MerUng_6.1, whole genome shotgun sequence:
- the Apof gene encoding apolipoprotein F, with product MMRLYGYSVPDMHGLMRGLIVMSVQLLCCHLLCPVDAISDREPTTVSTMPLSSELGYQLPSSDPFSCQVLLPESLPGFTHMPPLPKFLVGLALRNALEEAGCRAEVWALQRKLYRLGGVAPTEALIRHLQELQKDGHVDWKVSVDALSSALQLLAWEQPGLKRVPRSLSQPDCENEQEQSVHDVVGQLPAVGTYYNLGTALYYAIRNCPDKAKERGQDGAIDLGYDLLMAMVGTSGGPTGVVIIAALKPAMKAGVQRLIQYYYDEKEASTPQPKRTLDGTSDSSGLEEMTMATLVPVESTDSYRGQALLKNYGVLAYKK from the exons ATGATGCGACTATATG GGTACTCTGTTCCAGACATGCATGGCCTCATGCGTGGCCTCATTGTAATGTCTGTGCAGCTACTTTGCTGTCACCTGCTGTGTCCTGTGGATGCCATTTCAGACAGAGAGCCAACAACTGTCTCCACCATGCCGCTTTCCTCGGAGCTGGGGTACCAACTGCCCTCCTCAGACCCCTTCTCCTGCCAGGTCCTGCTCCCAGAGTCCCTGCCTGGCTTCACTCACATGCCCCCTCTCCCCAAGTTCCTGGTAGGCCTGGCTCTGAGGAACGCTCTCGAAGAAGCTGGCTGCCGGGCTGAGGTCTGGGCTCTGCAGCGTAAGCTTTACCGACTGGGCGGTGTGGCGCCTACAGAAGCCCTCATCCGCCATCTTCAAGAGCTCCAGAAAGACGGACATGTGGACTGGAAGGTGTCCGTGGATGCCCTGTCCTCAGCTCTCCAGCTCCTAGCCTGGGAGCAGCCAGGTCTGAAGAGGGTCCCGCGCTCCCTTTCTCAGCCGGACTGTGAGAACGAGCAGGAACAGAGCGTGCACGACGTGGTTGGGCAGCTGCCTGCAGTGGGGACCTACTACAACCTAGGCACGGCTTTGTATTACGCCATTCGGAACTGCCCTGACAAGGCCAAGGAGCGAGGCCAGGATGGGGCCATAGATCTGGGTTATGACCTTTTGATGGCCATGGTGGGTACGTCAGGGGGACCAACTGGTGTGGTAATCATTGCTGCTCTTAAACCAGCAATGAAGGCTGGGGTTCAGCGGCTGATCCAATATTATTATGATGAGAAAGAGGCGAGCACCCCTCAGCCAAAGAGAACACTAGATGGCACCTCAGACAGCAGTGGCCTGGAAGAAATGACCATGGCCACTTTGGTGCCAGTTGAAAGTACAGATTCTTACCGGGGACAGGCCTTACTCAAGAACTATGGTGTCTTGGCATACAAGAAATAG